One Denticeps clupeoides chromosome 12, fDenClu1.1, whole genome shotgun sequence genomic window carries:
- the tgm2b gene encoding protein-glutamine gamma-glutamyltransferase 2: protein MAAYLDISSWDLACEFNNTDHRTDLNGVGRLIVRRGQAFTINLQLQSGAYDAQAHSLCFIVEAGPEPLEESGTRAEFCVSDSIDDTCWSAMVTSPPGDTLCVSISSAPDAAIGRYTLTLDQHGYKINLGEFVLLFNPWCPRDSVYMDDEEALKEYVLAQDGIIYMGDHNYQLPMAWDFGQFEEEILDACLRILDVNPKCQKNQAEDCSARRNPIYVTRVISAMINCNDDNGVLMGRWQEPYEGGVKPMLWRSSVGILRQWCRESCSAVRFGQCWVFAAVACSVSRALGIPCRVITNYLSAHDTNQNLVIERYVNEKGEPEKRTRDSIWNFHCWVESWMTRPDLPSGYDGWQASDPTPQEKSEGVFCCGPVSVKAIKQGELSFKYDAGFVFAEVNADVQTIMRLPDGSTRDVISPAIVGQKISTKSVGSDHREDITHLYKYPEGSDEERETFKKAEHLNKLQQHKDVGLDLTIKLGDSLRKGCDFDVFALAKNNTSKNKRCRLLLASRAVSYSGVIGGDCGYKDLLNVDLPPGGERKVPLRLNYNKYADALTQDNLIRLAALLIDYSNGDTVLSVRNVVLDNPEIKIKILGEPKEHRKLAAEITVQNPLPVPISSCCFSLEGANLTGGRTITERLQTTVEPGQEAKVKVYFTPTHSGLRKLLVDFDSDKLCHVKGFRNVIIGK from the exons ATGGCAG CTTATTTGGACATTAGCAGCTGGGACCTGGCGTGTGAGTTTAATAACACAGACCACCGCACCGACCTTAACGGAGTGGGCCGGCTCATAGTGAGGAGAGGTCAGGCGTTCACCATCAACCTGCAGCTGCAGTCGGGGGCCTACGACGCTCAAGCTCACTCCCTGTGTTTCATCGTGGAGGCAG GCCCCGAGCCATTGGAGGAGTCAGGAACGAGGGCGGAGTTCTGTGTTAGTGACAGTATCGATGACACCTGCTGGAGTGCCATGGTTACCAGTCCCCCAGGGGACACACTCTGTGTGTCCATCAGCTCGGCTCCCGACGCCGCCATTGGACGTTACACACTGACCCTGGATCAGCATGGATACAAAATCAACCTGGGAGAATTTGTATTGCTGTTTAACCCATGGTGCCCca gggaCTCGGTGTACATGGACGACGAGGAAGCCCTGAAAGAGTATGTGCTTGCTCAGGATGGCATCATCTACATGGGTGACCACAATTACCAATTGCCTATGGCCTGGGACTTTGGACAG TTTGAGGAGGAGATACTGGATGCCTGTCTCAGAATACTGGACGTGAATCCGAAATGCCAGAAGAACCAGGCCGAGGACTGCTCAGCCAGAAGAAACCCAATATATGTGACCAGAGTGATCAGTGCCATG ATAAACTGCAATGATGATAACGGGGTGCTGATGGGCAGATGGCAGGAGCCGTACGAAGGCGGCGTGAAGCCCATGCTGTggaggagcagtgtggggatcCTGCGCCAATGGTGCCGCGAATCCTGCTCGGCCGTGCGTTTTGGGCAGTGCTGGGTGTTTGCCGCCGTCGCTTGCTCAG TGTCTCGTGCCCTGGGCATTCCCTGCAGAGTCATCACCAACTACCTCTCTGCTCACGACACCAACCAGAACCTGGTGATCGAGCGCTATGTGAACGAGAAGGGAGAGCCGGAGAAGCGAACCAGAGACAGCATATG gAACTTCCACTGCTGGGTTGAGAGCTGGATGACCCGCCCCGATCTACCCTCAGGGTATGATGGCTGGCAGGCCAGTGACCCCACTCCTCAGGAGAAGAGTGAGG gGGTTTTCTGTTGCGGCCCTGTATCTGTAAAGGCAATAAAGCAAGGCGAACTGTCCTTCAAATACGATGCCGGGTTCGTATTTGCTGAGGTCAACGCTGATGTCCAGACCATCATGAGGCTCCCAGATGGCAGCACACGTGATGTCATCAGCCCTGCTATCGTGGGACAGAAAATTAGCACCAAAAGTGTTGGCAGTGACCACCGAGAAGATATCACACACCTGTATAAATATCCAGAGG GCTCTGATGAGGAGAGGGAAACTTTCAAGAAAGCCGAGCATCTGAACAAGCTCCAGCAGCATAAAGATGTTGGCTTGGACCTCACAATCAAGCTTGGTGATTCGCTCAGAAAGGGCTGCGACTTTGATGTATTTGCCCTGGCTAAAAACAACACGTCCAAGAACAAGAGGTGCCGACTGCTGCTTGCCTCACGGGCCGTCTCCTACAGCGGGGTCATCGGCGGCGACTGTGGGTACAAAGACCTGCTCAACGTGGACCTTCCACCTGGCGGAG AGAGAAAGGTTCCGCTTAGACTGAACTACAATAAATATGCTGATGCACTGACACAGGACAACCTGATTCGCCTGGCTGCGCTCCTCATAGACTACAGCAACGGAGACACGGTTCTCAGTGTCCGCAATGTCGTCTTGGACAACCCAGAGATCAAAATCAAG ATTCTGGGAGAACCCAAAGAGCACCGTAAGCTGGCTGCGGAAATCACTGTGCAGAACCCCCTGCCAGTGCCAATCAGCAGCTGCTGCTTCAGTTTGGAGGGAGCCAATCTCACCGGGGGCAGGACCATCACAGAGAG ACTACAGACTACAGTAGAGCCAGGCCAGGAGGCCAAAGTGAAAGTTTACTTCACGCCCACCCACTCAGGCCTGAGAAAACTGCTGGTCGATTTTGACAGCGACAAGCTTTGCCACGTCAAAGGCTTCAGGAATGTGATCATCGGAAAGTAA